One window of Fusobacterium polymorphum genomic DNA carries:
- a CDS encoding polysialyltransferase family glycosyltransferase — protein sequence MNLYIIYNYWEILLSLLVLEKNKDGNNILLIVENEIEEELLKRLEKKYKVLRFNIKPNRFSKFLTYYYKINYQFPKKLGRFLSSIERIISFSDQDVITRYFIKNKKYIDLFEHGVINYQTEFEGIEQKIKRIIFKMEKPYGRNEYVKNIFLRGSGKIPEDIKNKVKILDLKELWSQLDFSSQNKILDVFGLDIEKLKIIETKNTILFTQPFSEDKVISEDEKVDLYKKIIKNYDKRSLVIKAHPREKTEYNKIFEDIMILENSFPAELLLLSKFKFERVVTISSTAVSVFFNKSEIDFYGSEVHPKILKYFGNLDFFMKRNKFIEK from the coding sequence ATGAATTTATATATAATATATAACTATTGGGAGATATTATTATCTTTACTAGTTTTAGAAAAAAATAAAGATGGAAATAATATTTTACTAATTGTAGAAAATGAAATTGAAGAAGAATTATTAAAGAGACTAGAAAAAAAATATAAAGTATTAAGATTTAATATAAAACCAAATAGGTTTTCGAAATTTTTAACATATTATTATAAAATTAATTATCAGTTTCCAAAAAAATTAGGGCGATTTTTATCAAGTATAGAAAGAATAATTTCGTTTTCGGACCAAGATGTAATCACTAGATATTTTATTAAAAATAAAAAATATATAGATTTATTTGAACATGGTGTAATAAATTATCAAACTGAATTTGAAGGGATAGAACAAAAAATAAAGAGAATAATTTTTAAAATGGAAAAACCATATGGGAGAAATGAATATGTTAAAAATATTTTTCTTAGAGGTTCAGGAAAAATACCTGAAGATATAAAAAATAAAGTAAAGATATTAGATTTAAAAGAACTATGGAGTCAATTAGATTTTAGTAGTCAAAATAAAATATTAGATGTTTTTGGCTTGGATATAGAAAAATTAAAAATTATAGAAACTAAAAATACAATACTATTTACACAACCATTTTCAGAAGATAAAGTCATATCAGAAGATGAAAAGGTAGATTTGTATAAAAAAATTATAAAAAATTATGATAAAAGGAGTTTAGTAATAAAAGCTCATCCAAGAGAAAAAACAGAGTATAATAAAATTTTTGAAGATATTATGATACTAGAAAATAGTTTCCCAGCTGAATTGTTGTTATTAAGTAAATTTAAGTTTGAAAGAGTAGTCACAATATCTTCAACGGCAGTCTCAGTATTTTTTAATAAATCAGAGATAGATTTTTATGGTTCAGAAGTTCATCCTAAAATTTTAAAATATTTTGGTAATTTAGATTTTTTTATGAAAAGAAATAAGTTTATAGAAAAATAA
- a CDS encoding lysylphosphatidylglycerol synthase transmembrane domain-containing protein, whose amino-acid sequence MMDIIFLTAAIITLSLAHLIKILRWRLFIEIYEEPRNRNLIQALSFGYLINLIFPFRVVGDFFRAIYSGRKMKNSYSLSFSTVIVDRILDIITVGILFFIFYVFSIYNKQIEKSFRFYMLFSVLIISIIIFFYFFKRYIKIISLKIASLFNTDIELNILKFMWALIWNFKDIFLKINKLKILIITTLMWLSYTFSYYLFSLFLLREGYNFKLVDIFFLLFSKDIFGTDFLLIEKKVSIFFYIYMIIPIIIMLLISKFFKIKTYSKKIHREGEDYLNLFPNQDNKEKLEFLRKYFLDKDKSYIDNYLHINQKITIIRDFSAGSNATTMLCMKKDEIFYRKYTFEDIDKLYEQLKWIIENKKRKLPLPEIIRKEKTSNYCYYDMLYRPSSIPLFEYIHSMPFEDSWKMIENILMKLEEVLYTNNIRKADIENINKYIDLKVKDNINKIYDSKILKKLMKYDEVIINGRPYKNLSYYLKYFSKEYLYNIFKNDIYSDIHGDLTIENIICNLNVTDSKEKYYIIDPNSGNINDSANLDYAKILQSIHGGYEFMMRTYDLSIEENQINFLFTKSQAYFYLYKKLNEYMNLKFEKEKIKSIYFHEIIHWLRLMPYKLKKDGKRALIFYSGLLMVLDDVITMYGEKNEKK is encoded by the coding sequence ATGATGGATATTATTTTTTTGACAGCTGCAATAATCACTTTATCTTTAGCACATCTAATAAAAATACTAAGATGGAGATTATTTATTGAGATTTATGAAGAACCTAGGAATAGAAATCTAATTCAAGCACTTTCTTTTGGATATTTAATAAATTTAATTTTTCCATTTAGAGTAGTAGGAGATTTTTTTAGAGCTATTTATTCTGGTAGAAAAATGAAAAATAGTTACTCATTATCTTTTTCAACAGTAATTGTTGATAGAATATTAGACATTATAACAGTGGGAATACTATTTTTTATATTCTATGTATTTAGTATTTATAATAAACAAATAGAAAAAAGTTTTAGATTTTATATGTTATTCTCAGTATTGATAATAAGTATAATTATATTTTTTTATTTTTTTAAAAGATATATAAAAATAATTTCACTAAAAATTGCTTCATTGTTTAATACAGATATAGAACTAAATATTTTGAAGTTTATGTGGGCATTAATATGGAATTTTAAAGATATTTTTTTGAAAATTAATAAGTTAAAAATATTAATAATAACAACTTTGATGTGGCTCTCATATACTTTTTCATATTATTTATTTTCTTTATTTTTATTAAGAGAGGGATATAATTTTAAATTAGTAGACATATTTTTTCTACTTTTTTCAAAAGATATATTTGGAACAGATTTTTTATTAATTGAAAAAAAAGTTTCAATATTTTTTTATATCTATATGATTATCCCAATTATAATTATGTTATTAATTTCTAAATTCTTTAAGATAAAAACTTATTCAAAAAAAATTCATAGGGAAGGTGAAGACTATTTAAATTTATTTCCTAATCAAGATAATAAAGAAAAATTAGAGTTTTTAAGAAAATATTTTTTAGATAAAGATAAATCATATATTGATAATTATTTACATATAAACCAAAAAATAACTATAATTAGGGATTTTTCAGCTGGTTCAAATGCTACAACTATGCTTTGTATGAAGAAAGATGAAATATTTTATAGAAAATATACCTTCGAAGATATAGATAAATTATATGAGCAATTAAAATGGATAATAGAAAATAAAAAAAGAAAATTGCCATTACCTGAAATTATCAGAAAAGAAAAAACTAGTAATTATTGCTATTATGATATGCTTTACAGACCTAGTAGTATCCCCTTATTTGAATATATTCATTCTATGCCCTTTGAAGATAGCTGGAAAATGATAGAAAATATTTTAATGAAATTAGAAGAAGTTCTTTATACAAACAATATAAGAAAAGCTGATATTGAAAATATAAATAAATATATAGATTTAAAGGTTAAGGATAATATAAATAAAATTTATGATTCAAAAATATTGAAAAAACTTATGAAATATGATGAAGTTATAATTAATGGAAGACCATATAAGAATTTATCATATTATTTAAAATACTTTTCGAAAGAATATCTCTATAATATATTTAAAAATGATATTTATTCAGATATACACGGTGATTTAACTATTGAGAATATCATATGTAATTTAAATGTAACAGATAGCAAAGAAAAATATTATATAATAGATCCTAATTCTGGAAATATAAATGATTCTGCTAATTTAGATTATGCTAAAATATTACAATCAATTCATGGTGGTTATGAATTTATGATGAGAACATACGATCTCAGTATTGAAGAAAATCAGATTAATTTTCTTTTTACAAAATCTCAAGCATACTTTTATTTATATAAAAAGCTAAATGAATATATGAATTTAAAGTTTGAGAAAGAAAAAATTAAGAGTATTTATTTTCATGAAATAATTCATTGGTTACGATTAATGCCATATAAATTAAAAAAAGATGGGAAAAGAGCTCTTATTTTTTACTCTGGTTTGCTTATGGTACTAGATGATGTGATAACAATGTATGGAGAAAAAAATGAAAAAAAATAA
- a CDS encoding glycosyltransferase family 2 protein, protein MGEKILLFIPMYNCEKQITRVLEQIDEKISEYIVETIVVDNRSTDRSQEKVIDYIKNNKNKNIKLFLNTENYNLGGSHKVAFNYAIKNNFDYVIVLHGDDQGNLSDFLPILKEEIYKKYDCCLGARFMKNSKLIGYSSIRIWGNYIFNWLFSLVTKEKVYDLGSGLNIYNIKIFKDKFYCLKYPDSLTFNCYMLLASDYYKQKIKFFPISWREEDQVSNVKMISQAMQTLLLIIKYFFLREKYLNLEHRKKTVEIYNAKEITFENKKN, encoded by the coding sequence GTGGGAGAAAAGATTTTATTATTTATACCAATGTATAATTGTGAAAAGCAAATTACAAGAGTTCTAGAACAAATAGATGAAAAAATAAGTGAGTATATTGTTGAAACAATAGTGGTTGACAATAGAAGTACTGATAGGTCACAAGAGAAAGTTATTGATTATATAAAAAATAATAAAAATAAAAATATAAAATTATTTCTTAATACTGAAAATTATAATCTAGGTGGCTCACATAAGGTAGCTTTTAATTATGCAATTAAAAATAATTTTGATTATGTTATAGTTTTACATGGTGATGATCAAGGAAATTTATCAGACTTCTTACCAATATTAAAAGAAGAGATTTATAAAAAATATGATTGTTGTTTAGGTGCGAGATTTATGAAGAACTCAAAATTAATTGGCTATTCCTCAATAAGAATATGGGGAAATTATATTTTTAATTGGCTATTTTCACTTGTTACAAAAGAAAAAGTATACGATTTAGGTTCTGGGTTAAATATCTATAATATCAAAATTTTTAAAGATAAATTTTATTGTTTAAAATATCCTGATAGCTTAACTTTTAATTGTTATATGCTCTTAGCTAGTGATTATTATAAGCAAAAAATAAAGTTTTTTCCAATTTCTTGGAGAGAAGAAGATCAAGTTTCAAATGTAAAGATGATAAGTCAAGCTATGCAAACTTTATTATTAATAATAAAATATTTTTTTCTTAGAGAAAAATATTTAAATTTAGAACATAGAAAGAAAACTGTTGAAATATACAATGCAAAGGAGATAACATTTGAAAATAAAAAAAATTAA
- a CDS encoding glycosyltransferase family 2 protein codes for MKIKKINLIMPMAGGGTRFKNNKINIPKPLIEINDKPFFFWAAQSILKFVEIKSLIFVVLKEHIEKYNIDKKILEYYPNAKIQIINNILNGAVFTCLEGIKLIDNDDPILFNDCDHAFLSELFYKYCMKHNFSDIDGALLTFYSDEERYSYIALDEKNNVIETMEKKVISNKAICGAYYFKNKDIFKTAVKEYLDNCIYDEYFISGLYNVMIKNNLLIKYFPTDLHISFGTPEEYEESKKYNFKEFI; via the coding sequence TTGAAAATAAAAAAAATTAATCTAATAATGCCAATGGCAGGTGGAGGAACTAGATTTAAGAATAATAAAATAAATATTCCTAAACCATTAATAGAAATAAATGATAAACCTTTTTTCTTTTGGGCAGCACAATCAATATTAAAATTTGTTGAAATAAAAAGTCTTATCTTTGTTGTGTTAAAAGAACATATAGAAAAATACAATATAGATAAAAAAATTTTAGAATATTATCCTAATGCTAAAATACAAATAATAAATAATATTTTAAATGGAGCAGTTTTTACATGTTTAGAAGGAATAAAGCTAATTGATAATGATGATCCAATTTTATTTAATGATTGTGATCATGCTTTTTTATCTGAATTATTTTATAAATATTGTATGAAGCATAATTTTAGTGATATTGATGGAGCATTATTAACTTTTTATTCTGATGAAGAAAGATATAGCTATATTGCTTTAGATGAAAAAAATAATGTTATTGAAACAATGGAAAAAAAAGTAATAAGCAATAAGGCAATATGTGGAGCATATTATTTTAAAAATAAAGATATTTTTAAAACAGCAGTGAAAGAATATCTAGATAACTGTATCTATGATGAATATTTTATAAGTGGTCTTTATAATGTTATGATAAAAAATAATTTATTAATTAAATATTTTCCAACAGATTTACATATATCTTTTGGAACACCTGAGGAATACGAGGAATCTAAAAAATATAATTTTAAAGAATTTATATAA
- a CDS encoding HAD family hydrolase produces the protein MKKNKLILCDLDGTLFDTLEVNYYSYKESLNKFNYDIGYDFFLEECYGKYYKNFLSKLGFNEEEMEKIHKIKKELYRKYLGSAKINENLFDMLEIMKDFYHIALVTTASQKNSEEILNFFNKRGLFELIVSAEDVKNKKPDPEGFVKVMNYFNIAPKDTIIFEDSNVGIEAAIKSGANVLKVDKF, from the coding sequence ATGAAAAAAAATAAGTTAATTTTATGTGATTTAGATGGAACATTATTTGATACTTTAGAAGTTAATTATTATTCATATAAAGAGTCTTTAAATAAATTTAATTATGATATAGGATATGATTTCTTTTTAGAAGAGTGTTATGGCAAATACTATAAAAATTTTTTATCTAAGTTAGGTTTTAATGAGGAAGAAATGGAAAAAATCCATAAAATAAAAAAAGAATTATATAGAAAATATTTAGGGAGTGCTAAGATTAATGAAAATTTATTTGATATGTTAGAAATAATGAAAGATTTTTATCATATAGCATTAGTAACAACAGCTTCTCAAAAAAATAGTGAAGAAATATTAAATTTTTTTAACAAAAGGGGTTTATTTGAATTGATTGTCTCTGCAGAAGATGTAAAAAATAAAAAACCAGATCCAGAGGGATTTGTTAAGGTAATGAACTATTTTAATATTGCTCCAAAAGATACAATAATTTTTGAAGATTCTAATGTTGGAATAGAAGCTGCAATAAAAAGTGGGGCTAATGTATTAAAAGTAGATAAATTTTAG
- a CDS encoding acetyltransferase, which produces MKKKLILIGAGGYAKSVIDSLRLDEYEIVGFIDDIKKGEHLGYSILGNSLDNFNSQSYCFFVCIGDNEKRTIWYNKILEKGFEIINIIDKSAIVSKNIRIGKGIFIGKLAIVNSDVTLGNNIIINTKALLEHGTSVGDNSNVSTNTAVNGDTKIGKGCFIGSSSVLNGQLTIGDGAIIGSGTVVIKDVKENTTVVGVPGRVIKGE; this is translated from the coding sequence ATGAAAAAAAAATTAATTTTAATAGGTGCAGGAGGATATGCAAAATCTGTAATTGATTCTCTTAGACTTGATGAATATGAAATAGTAGGTTTTATTGATGATATAAAAAAAGGGGAACATTTAGGTTACAGTATATTAGGGAATTCTTTAGATAATTTTAATTCGCAAAGCTATTGTTTTTTTGTATGTATAGGGGATAATGAAAAAAGAACAATTTGGTATAATAAAATATTAGAAAAGGGTTTTGAAATTATAAATATTATAGATAAATCAGCGATAGTTTCTAAAAATATAAGAATTGGAAAAGGAATTTTTATAGGTAAATTAGCAATAGTTAACAGTGATGTAACATTAGGAAATAATATTATAATAAATACAAAAGCTCTATTGGAACATGGAACTTCAGTTGGAGATAATTCTAATGTATCTACTAATACTGCTGTTAATGGTGATACAAAAATAGGAAAGGGTTGCTTTATAGGTAGTTCTTCAGTTTTAAATGGTCAGTTGACAATAGGTGATGGAGCAATAATTGGTTCAGGAACTGTGGTAATAAAAGATGTAAAGGAAAATACTACTGTTGTTGGAGTTCCAGGAAGAGTGATAAAAGGAGAATAA
- a CDS encoding cytidylyltransferase domain-containing protein, translating into MKKIAIIPARSGSKGLPNKNILMLGNKPLIAYTIEAALKSKEFERVIVSTDSLEYKYIAEKFGAEVFMRSEELSNDKASSFVVIEDVLKKIETTIDYFVLLQVTSPFRNENHIKESIKVFENGIDTYDFLVSMQKSDKSSSLIKPIYNSGTLEEYNIDYSNYSRQKYDEYHPNGAIFIGKVKEYLEQKHFFGKRSKAYFMNKEDSVDIDDSFDFEIAITILNKKNKEENLIKAIKNRIQQKDELFDEIKDITLIGNSLFDNWKIEKLNNNSVANLGIAGISTKQYQEYILNENKIKHIANKTVIMTGTNDIVDKSLNFEDILNNINKLIESLLKINKNAKIYFIEIPSIAFRMDRNKEEIFKLNEYLKNNLEKRVKYIEVNKYMTDDFKNLKLEYTYDGLHFNEEGYKVLEKILEKEI; encoded by the coding sequence ATGAAAAAAATTGCTATAATTCCAGCTAGATCTGGCTCAAAGGGCTTACCTAATAAAAATATATTAATGTTAGGAAATAAACCTTTAATAGCTTATACAATAGAAGCAGCTTTAAAGAGTAAAGAGTTTGAAAGAGTAATAGTTTCAACAGACTCACTAGAATATAAATATATAGCTGAAAAATTTGGAGCTGAAGTATTTATGAGAAGTGAAGAACTTTCAAATGATAAAGCTAGTAGTTTTGTTGTAATTGAAGATGTATTAAAGAAAATAGAAACAACAATTGATTATTTTGTTTTATTACAGGTAACATCACCTTTTAGAAATGAAAATCATATAAAGGAAAGTATAAAGGTATTTGAAAATGGTATTGATACATATGATTTTCTAGTTTCTATGCAAAAAAGTGATAAATCAAGCTCATTGATAAAACCAATATATAATAGTGGAACTTTAGAAGAATATAATATAGATTATAGTAATTATAGTAGACAAAAGTATGATGAATATCATCCAAATGGAGCTATTTTTATTGGAAAAGTAAAGGAATATTTAGAACAAAAACATTTTTTTGGAAAAAGGTCAAAAGCATATTTTATGAATAAGGAAGATTCTGTAGATATTGATGATTCTTTTGATTTTGAAATAGCAATAACTATTTTAAATAAAAAAAATAAAGAGGAAAATTTAATAAAAGCAATAAAGAATAGAATACAACAAAAGGATGAATTATTTGATGAAATAAAAGATATAACATTAATAGGGAATTCTCTTTTTGATAATTGGAAAATAGAGAAATTAAATAATAATTCAGTAGCAAATTTAGGAATTGCAGGAATAAGTACAAAACAATATCAAGAATATATATTAAATGAAAATAAAATAAAACATATAGCAAATAAAACAGTAATAATGACAGGAACGAATGATATTGTAGATAAATCTTTAAATTTTGAAGATATTTTAAATAATATAAATAAATTGATTGAAAGTTTATTAAAAATAAATAAAAATGCAAAAATTTATTTTATAGAAATACCTTCTATTGCTTTTAGAATGGATAGAAATAAAGAAGAAATTTTTAAATTAAATGAATATTTAAAAAATAATCTTGAAAAAAGAGTAAAATATATTGAAGTAAATAAGTATATGACAGATGATTTCAAGAATTTAAAATTAGAGTATACATATGATGGACTTCATTTTAATGAAGAAGGTTATAAGGTATTAGAAAAAATTTTAGAAAAGGAAATATAA
- a CDS encoding flippase codes for MSKIIKNIKWLFFDKVFILILQFFIGVKIANYYGSESFGMYNYAMSIVSFSAILFELLNDRVIKKFFDESEYTNIIYNVNIFRNLMAFLVLGAVIVLGIILKIPHLFYYTLIFLCIDNILVISTQGIETYFDYKLNSKRIVILNNIIKLLSYILQYVYVILGYSIIIIPIIRCFGSLIRMIALKCMYKFIYLKVKPTLKINVQLIKNIIIESLYLWLSFIGFLIYTQTDKIMLGLMLGNEEVGIYSIAVNLMQVLAILITPIQVSIFPKMLELYKKNYKEYYNFYFKLNTVVTQLYLFLSILSIIVVNFLFLKIFSYQYILAIPTYIILTISVFFKANGALQSTHVTIKNITKKIFYKTFIGIIINVILNYIFIKKYRVIGAALSTSITHFITLFVLDFFIKEYREQAWIQLKSLNPIYLKTILKEYKNK; via the coding sequence ATGAGTAAAATTATAAAGAATATAAAATGGCTATTTTTTGATAAAGTTTTTATACTAATATTACAGTTTTTTATAGGAGTAAAAATAGCAAATTATTATGGTAGTGAATCTTTTGGGATGTATAACTATGCAATGAGTATAGTTTCATTTTCTGCTATATTATTTGAACTATTAAATGATAGAGTTATAAAAAAATTTTTTGATGAAAGTGAATATACTAATATTATATATAATGTTAATATATTTAGAAACCTTATGGCTTTTTTGGTGCTAGGAGCAGTAATAGTTTTAGGTATTATTTTAAAAATACCTCATTTATTTTACTATACTTTAATATTTTTGTGTATTGATAATATATTAGTGATAAGCACACAGGGAATAGAGACATATTTTGATTATAAACTTAATTCAAAAAGAATAGTAATTTTAAATAATATTATTAAATTACTAAGTTATATATTACAATATGTCTATGTTATATTGGGATATTCTATAATAATAATTCCAATAATAAGATGCTTTGGTAGTCTTATAAGAATGATTGCTTTGAAGTGTATGTATAAATTTATATATTTAAAAGTAAAGCCTACTTTAAAAATTAATGTACAATTGATAAAAAATATAATTATAGAAAGTTTATATCTTTGGTTAAGTTTTATTGGTTTTTTGATATATACTCAGACAGATAAAATAATGTTAGGTTTAATGTTAGGGAATGAAGAAGTAGGAATTTATTCAATCGCTGTCAATTTAATGCAAGTATTAGCAATTTTAATAACTCCAATTCAAGTATCAATATTTCCTAAAATGTTAGAGTTATACAAAAAAAATTATAAAGAATATTACAATTTTTATTTTAAACTAAACACTGTAGTAACTCAACTTTATTTGTTTTTATCAATTTTATCAATTATAGTTGTAAATTTTTTATTCTTAAAAATATTTTCATACCAATATATATTAGCTATACCAACTTATATTATTTTAACTATCTCAGTTTTTTTTAAAGCTAATGGAGCATTACAATCAACACATGTAACCATAAAAAATATAACAAAAAAAATTTTTTATAAAACATTTATTGGGATAATAATTAATGTTATATTAAATTATATTTTTATAAAAAAATATAGAGTTATTGGTGCTGCACTGTCAACCTCAATAACTCATTTTATAACTTTATTTGTTCTTGATTTTTTTATAAAAGAATACAGGGAACAAGCTTGGATTCAATTAAAATCTTTAAATCCAATATATTTAAAAACTATCTTAAAAGAATATAAAAATAAATAA
- the neuB gene encoding N-acetylneuraminate synthase, whose amino-acid sequence MQKKVFIVAEIGCNHNGDPKLAKKMVEEAKKCGVDAVKFQTFKADLLISKIAPKAEYQKVTTGTADSQLEMTRKLELPYDEFRKLEEYAKSLGLEVFSTPFDFDSIDFLIENKQKIWKIPSGEITNLPYLEKIARADIPDKEIVISTGMATIEEIKWSLKVLEDNGVSKNKITILHCNTEYPTPYEDVNLEAIPYLMEKFPEYKIGFSDHSQGYFDGVASVIYGINFIEKHFTLDKNFEGPDHKASVTPDELKLLCEGIRVVEKSLGKRDKIVTPSERKNKIVARKSIVAKKEIKKGDIFTLDNITVKRPGNGISPIHWYEILGKVSEENFNEDELIKDSNFEMQGE is encoded by the coding sequence ATGCAAAAAAAAGTTTTTATAGTTGCAGAAATAGGATGTAATCATAATGGAGATCCAAAACTTGCAAAAAAAATGGTAGAAGAAGCAAAAAAATGTGGTGTAGATGCAGTAAAATTTCAAACTTTTAAGGCTGATTTATTGATTTCAAAAATTGCACCGAAAGCTGAATATCAAAAAGTTACAACTGGAACAGCTGATTCACAACTAGAAATGACAAGAAAATTAGAATTACCTTATGATGAATTTAGAAAACTTGAAGAATATGCAAAAAGCTTAGGATTAGAAGTTTTTTCAACTCCATTTGATTTTGATTCTATAGATTTTTTAATAGAAAATAAACAAAAAATATGGAAAATTCCTTCAGGAGAAATAACAAACTTACCATATTTAGAAAAGATAGCAAGAGCAGATATTCCAGATAAAGAGATAGTAATCTCGACAGGAATGGCAACTATTGAAGAGATAAAATGGTCATTAAAAGTACTAGAAGATAATGGAGTATCTAAGAATAAAATAACAATATTACATTGTAATACTGAATATCCAACTCCTTATGAAGATGTAAACTTAGAAGCTATTCCATATTTAATGGAAAAATTTCCTGAATATAAAATAGGATTTTCAGACCATTCTCAAGGGTATTTTGATGGGGTAGCTTCAGTTATCTATGGAATAAATTTTATTGAGAAACATTTTACATTGGATAAAAATTTTGAAGGTCCAGATCATAAAGCTTCTGTTACACCAGATGAATTAAAATTACTTTGTGAAGGAATAAGAGTTGTTGAAAAATCTTTAGGAAAAAGAGATAAAATTGTAACTCCTTCAGAAAGAAAAAATAAAATAGTAGCTAGAAAATCTATTGTTGCAAAGAAAGAAATAAAAAAAGGAGATATTTTTACCTTAGATAATATAACAGTAAAAAGACCCGGAAATGGAATAAGTCCAATACATTGGTATGAAATTTTAGGAAAAGTATCTGAAGAGAATTTTAATGAGGATGAGCTTATAAAAGATTCTAATTTTGAAATGCAAGGAGAATAA
- the neuC gene encoding UDP-N-acetylglucosamine 2-epimerase, which produces MKKLLYVTGSRAEYGIMRRLLKKLDTDKEISLDIVVTGMHLAKEYGETYKEVEKDFKIAKKIDIEISNKNNYEVLHSMSIAMEEFSKYFKDNNYDALILLGDRYEILPVAIAAAFYNIPIIHLHGGEKTLGNYDEFIRHSITKMSKLHLVATEEYRKRVIQLGENPSTVFNLGSLGVNNVLEVKLLSKEELDNKLGKIDKPYYVVLFHPETISEISLEEQTNNLLKALSKFKDKYSFVFIGSNSDTGADKIQEIIEKFVKENNYKRFISLQNFEYFSLLKYSEGLIGNSSSGIIEIPSLKVATINIGNRQLGRAKGETIIDCASTEKEIENAILKSQSNEYREKLKNNINPYFQENSLEKYYQEIKKFLEKDNRYLKDFYDL; this is translated from the coding sequence ATGAAAAAACTTTTATATGTTACTGGTTCAAGAGCCGAATATGGAATAATGAGAAGATTGTTAAAAAAATTAGATACAGACAAAGAAATATCATTAGATATTGTTGTTACAGGGATGCATTTAGCTAAAGAATATGGTGAAACATATAAAGAGGTAGAAAAAGACTTTAAAATAGCTAAAAAAATAGATATAGAAATTTCAAATAAAAATAATTATGAAGTATTACATTCAATGAGTATTGCAATGGAAGAATTTTCAAAATATTTTAAAGATAATAATTATGATGCTCTTATTCTTCTAGGGGACAGATATGAAATATTACCTGTTGCTATTGCTGCAGCTTTTTATAATATTCCAATAATTCATCTTCATGGAGGAGAAAAAACATTAGGAAATTATGATGAATTTATAAGACATTCTATAACAAAAATGAGTAAATTACATTTAGTAGCAACTGAAGAGTATAGAAAAAGAGTAATTCAACTAGGAGAAAATCCTTCAACAGTTTTTAATTTAGGTTCTCTTGGAGTAAATAATGTTTTAGAAGTAAAGTTATTAAGTAAAGAAGAGTTAGATAATAAATTAGGGAAAATAGATAAACCTTATTATGTTGTTTTATTTCATCCTGAAACAATTTCTGAAATTTCTTTAGAAGAACAAACAAATAATTTGTTAAAAGCATTATCTAAGTTTAAAGATAAATATAGTTTTGTCTTCATAGGCTCTAATTCAGATACAGGAGCAGATAAAATTCAAGAAATAATAGAAAAATTTGTAAAAGAAAATAATTATAAAAGATTTATTTCACTTCAAAATTTTGAATATTTTTCCCTTTTAAAATACTCAGAAGGTTTAATAGGGAATTCTTCTTCAGGTATAATAGAAATTCCTTCATTAAAAGTAGCAACAATAAATATTGGAAATCGTCAATTAGGAAGAGCTAAAGGAGAAACTATTATAGACTGTGCTTCTACAGAAAAAGAAATAGAAAATGCTATTTTAAAATCACAATCAAATGAATATAGAGAAAAATTAAAAAATAATATAAATCCTTATTTTCAAGAAAATTCTCTTGAAAAGTATTATCAAGAAATAAAAAAATTTTTAGAGAAAGATAATAGATATTTAAAAGATTTCTATGACTTATAA